From a region of the Archangium lipolyticum genome:
- a CDS encoding SMP-30/gluconolactonase/LRE family protein, translating to MRPLFLVVAALTAAACVRNAPAPGTPGQPAGNKGPGLELVAQSPRQWTGIALSKEGRIFVNFPRWSEDVPLSVAELKNGQVSAWPDATWNEWKPGTTEPNRFVAVQSVVIDDQDRLWVVDTGNPRFQGVIATPRLHQFDIPSGRLVRSYAFPPEVSSGDSYLNDVRIDTAREVAYLTDSQAGGLVVLDLKSGSSRKVLRDHPSTHAEVDHLMVLGRRFNKAVQSDGIALSPDRKTLYWSALSGHTLWRIPTEALLDPKLDDKALASRVERAHTIVAPDGILFDDKGVLWLGGLEDGSIYRYVPGGAYEQVIRDPRLLWPDSFAQGPQGWIYVTTTQIHLPPAERGPYGIYRFQP from the coding sequence ATGCGTCCGCTCTTTCTGGTTGTCGCTGCCCTGACGGCGGCGGCCTGTGTCCGAAACGCTCCCGCTCCCGGCACCCCCGGACAGCCAGCGGGAAACAAGGGCCCGGGCCTCGAGCTCGTGGCCCAGTCACCGCGGCAATGGACGGGGATCGCGCTCTCGAAGGAAGGCCGCATCTTCGTCAACTTCCCCCGCTGGTCCGAGGACGTCCCCCTCTCCGTTGCCGAGTTGAAGAACGGGCAGGTTTCTGCCTGGCCAGATGCCACCTGGAACGAGTGGAAGCCGGGAACGACCGAGCCGAACCGCTTCGTCGCGGTCCAGAGCGTGGTGATCGACGACCAGGACCGGCTCTGGGTCGTGGACACCGGCAATCCCAGGTTTCAGGGCGTCATCGCGACGCCCCGGCTCCACCAGTTCGACATTCCCAGCGGGCGGTTGGTGCGCAGCTACGCCTTTCCTCCCGAGGTGTCCTCCGGCGACAGCTACCTCAACGATGTCCGCATCGACACGGCGCGCGAGGTCGCCTACCTCACCGACTCGCAGGCCGGTGGGCTGGTGGTGCTCGATCTGAAGAGCGGGAGCTCGCGCAAGGTGCTGCGGGATCATCCCTCCACCCACGCCGAGGTCGACCACCTGATGGTGCTGGGCCGTCGCTTCAACAAGGCGGTCCAGTCGGATGGGATCGCGCTCAGTCCGGATCGCAAGACGCTCTACTGGTCCGCGCTCTCGGGCCACACGCTCTGGCGCATTCCCACCGAGGCGCTGCTCGACCCCAAGCTTGACGACAAGGCCCTCGCCAGCCGGGTGGAGCGGGCGCACACCATCGTGGCCCCCGATGGCATCCTCTTCGATGACAAGGGGGTCCTCTGGCTCGGTGGACTGGAGGATGGTTCGATCTACCGCTACGTGCCCGGCGGAGCCTACGAGCAGGTGATCCGCGATCCCCGCCTGCTCTGGCCGGATAGCTTCGCGCAAGGCCCCCAGGGGTGGATCTACGTCACCACCACGCAGATCCACCTGCCGCCCGCCGAGCGCGGTCCCTACGGCATCTACCGCTTCCAACCCTGA
- a CDS encoding MFS transporter: MESPTAATVPVEAADPSTLRRVITAASLGTLFEWYDFYLYGSLAVFFGGLFFPKGNETAQLLASLATFGAGFGVRPLGAIVFGHVGDLVGRKYSFLITMATMGLSTALIGLLPTYEQVGLWATFLLVLLRLLQGLALGGEYGGAATYVAEHVPDTKRGYYTSYIQTTATLGFFVSMGVIGVTRVLMGEEFFKSTGWRVPFLLSFILLAVSLYIRLKMSESPLFSKLKSSGKTSKNPLKESFANPLNRKYVLLALFGATAGQGVVWYTGQFYALTFLQSALKLDWKTAYILVSIALAIATPLFIFFGWLSDRIGRKRIMLAGCVLGALTYIPIFMAMKHFANPQGLPVADPAQVNHFMMVVLLTVQMVYVCMVYGPIAAFLVELFPTRVRYTSMSLPYHLGNGWFGGFLPLIATAVTSSTWAQTTFGEGALYTGLIYPIVICIITVIIGGLFIHETKDHKLETHIQT; encoded by the coding sequence ATGGAGTCTCCCACCGCCGCCACCGTCCCCGTCGAAGCCGCGGACCCCTCCACCTTGCGCCGGGTCATCACCGCGGCCTCACTGGGAACCCTCTTCGAGTGGTACGACTTCTATCTGTACGGCAGCCTCGCCGTCTTCTTCGGCGGCCTCTTCTTCCCCAAGGGGAACGAGACGGCCCAGCTGCTGGCGAGCCTGGCGACCTTCGGCGCCGGCTTCGGTGTGCGGCCCCTGGGCGCCATCGTCTTCGGCCACGTGGGAGACCTGGTGGGCCGCAAGTACAGCTTCCTCATCACCATGGCCACCATGGGCCTGAGCACCGCCCTCATCGGCCTGCTGCCCACGTATGAGCAGGTCGGCCTGTGGGCCACCTTCCTGCTGGTGCTGCTGCGGCTGCTACAGGGCCTGGCGCTGGGCGGGGAGTACGGCGGCGCCGCCACCTACGTGGCCGAGCACGTGCCGGATACAAAGCGCGGCTACTACACCAGCTACATCCAGACGACGGCCACGCTCGGCTTCTTCGTGAGCATGGGCGTCATCGGCGTCACCCGCGTCCTCATGGGCGAGGAGTTCTTCAAGTCCACGGGCTGGCGCGTGCCCTTCCTCCTGTCCTTCATCCTGCTGGCTGTCTCCCTCTACATCCGCCTGAAGATGAGCGAGTCGCCGCTCTTCTCCAAGCTGAAGAGCAGCGGCAAGACGTCCAAGAATCCCCTCAAGGAGAGCTTCGCCAATCCGCTCAACCGCAAGTACGTGCTGCTGGCCCTCTTCGGCGCCACCGCGGGCCAGGGCGTCGTCTGGTACACCGGCCAGTTCTACGCCCTCACCTTCCTGCAGAGCGCGCTCAAGCTGGACTGGAAGACGGCCTACATCCTGGTCTCCATCGCCCTGGCCATCGCCACGCCCCTGTTCATCTTCTTCGGCTGGCTGTCGGACCGCATTGGCCGCAAGCGCATCATGCTCGCCGGGTGCGTGTTGGGCGCCCTCACCTACATCCCCATCTTCATGGCGATGAAGCACTTCGCCAACCCGCAGGGCCTGCCCGTGGCGGACCCCGCGCAGGTCAACCACTTCATGATGGTGGTGCTGCTCACGGTGCAGATGGTCTACGTGTGCATGGTGTACGGGCCCATCGCCGCATTCCTGGTGGAGCTCTTCCCCACCCGAGTCCGCTATACCTCCATGTCCCTGCCCTACCACCTCGGCAATGGCTGGTTCGGCGGCTTCCTGCCCCTCATCGCCACGGCCGTCACCTCCTCCACCTGGGCACAGACGACCTTCGGCGAGGGCGCCCTCTACACCGGCCTCATCTACCCCATCGTCATCTGCATCATCACCGTCATCATCGGCGGGCTCTTCATCCACGAGACGAAGGATCACAAGCTGGAGACGCACATCCAGACTTGA
- a CDS encoding pectate lyase family protein, with protein sequence MMRRFKGVCGLSMVLGLTFSVIPTGDTQAAGVTDYNLTGFSAGNTGGGLISESDTARYKKVYNATELAQALKKGSGVRVVEIMNDLDLGWNELPAAAKVSPFAAHNAASTHPVLLKTGVSKLNVDGFNGLTIFSANGARLRHVAVTIKRSSNVIIRNLEFDELWEWDEKTKGNYDSNDWDYLTLEENNKVWIDHCTFNKAYDGLVDSKKGTSGVTISWSLFKGDDGSTTSWVTRQFDALEANKSAYPMYNYLRSSAVGLSQSDIIAIAGPQKKGHLVGSTEFDSGNANLSITLHHNYYKNIQDRMPRLRGGNAHVYNIVMDAQGAWAAKKKLTSAMASAISSKGYHFDLTSNGAISTESGAVLVEKSHILDVQYPVRNNQTDPSDASYTGKIRVVDTIDSLNGVVFRGDSDTSGSPLSPVPATVKAFSWNGFSTLPYSHTAEDPSTLVPRLTAADGAGAGRLTWAKVNWLKTSY encoded by the coding sequence ATGATGCGCAGGTTCAAGGGAGTCTGTGGTCTGTCCATGGTGCTGGGTCTGACTTTTTCCGTCATCCCCACGGGAGATACCCAGGCAGCAGGCGTGACCGACTACAATCTCACGGGGTTCTCCGCTGGAAACACCGGGGGAGGCCTGATCAGTGAATCGGACACGGCCCGCTACAAGAAGGTCTACAACGCCACGGAGCTCGCGCAGGCCTTGAAGAAGGGCTCCGGCGTCAGGGTCGTGGAGATCATGAATGATCTGGACCTGGGCTGGAACGAGCTCCCCGCGGCGGCCAAGGTCTCTCCGTTCGCCGCCCACAACGCGGCCTCGACCCATCCCGTGCTCCTGAAGACGGGGGTCAGCAAGCTCAATGTGGATGGCTTCAATGGACTGACCATCTTCTCGGCCAACGGAGCCAGGCTCCGGCATGTCGCCGTCACCATCAAGCGCAGCTCGAACGTGATCATCCGCAACCTGGAGTTCGACGAGCTGTGGGAGTGGGACGAGAAGACCAAGGGGAACTACGACAGCAATGATTGGGACTACCTGACCCTGGAGGAGAACAACAAGGTCTGGATCGATCACTGCACCTTCAACAAGGCCTATGATGGCCTCGTCGACTCGAAGAAGGGCACCTCGGGGGTGACCATTTCGTGGTCCCTGTTCAAGGGGGACGATGGCAGCACGACCAGCTGGGTCACCCGCCAGTTCGATGCGCTCGAGGCGAACAAGTCCGCCTACCCCATGTACAACTACCTGCGGAGCAGCGCGGTGGGGTTGAGCCAGAGCGACATCATCGCGATCGCGGGGCCCCAGAAGAAGGGCCATCTGGTCGGCTCCACCGAATTCGATTCGGGCAATGCGAACCTCTCCATCACGCTGCATCACAACTACTACAAGAACATCCAGGACCGGATGCCTCGCCTGCGCGGTGGCAACGCGCACGTCTACAACATCGTCATGGATGCGCAGGGGGCCTGGGCGGCCAAGAAGAAGCTCACCTCGGCCATGGCTTCAGCCATTTCCTCCAAGGGCTACCACTTCGACCTGACGAGCAATGGGGCGATCTCCACGGAAAGCGGAGCCGTCCTGGTCGAGAAGTCCCACATCCTCGACGTGCAGTACCCCGTCCGCAACAACCAGACGGACCCCTCGGATGCGAGCTACACGGGGAAGATCCGGGTCGTCGACACCATCGACTCCCTGAATGGGGTGGTGTTCCGGGGAGACAGCGACACGTCCGGGAGCCCGCTCAGTCCCGTTCCCGCGACCGTGAAGGCCTTCTCCTGGAACGGTTTCTCCACCCTGCCCTACAGCCATACGGCGGAAGATCCATCGACCCTCGTCCCCCGGCTGACGGCCGCTGATGGCGCGGGAGCGGGCCGGCTGACGTGGGCGAAGGTCAACTGGCTGAAGACCAGTTACTAG